The Rhizobium rosettiformans genomic sequence TCCGCCTGAACCTCTGCAAGCAGCGACTCGTTCGCCTGCTGCTCCAGATCGCGTGCGATCCCGGCGGTCCAGATATCCGCGGCCTTCAGCAGTTCGCGGGTGGCGATCGGACCGTCCTTGAGGAGCTTCTTACCGGTTTCGCTGCCGTAAAAAGCAGTGATCTCGTTCAATTCTGCGGCGGTGAAGGCCTTGGCGTAGACGACCGCGGCTTCACGCTCCAGATCGGCGCGACGCGCGGCAAGCTTCAGGGCTTCTTCTTCAACCTTCGCCGAAATGACGTCCTGCAGGTTCGGATAGGCCTGAATGAGCTGAGCAGTCAGGCGGTCGACGATGTTCGGCAGGATGGCGTCGAAGCGATTGGTGACGCCGAGCGCGCTGATCGCCTCGCGAGCAGCCTGCAGATGCTCTGCCGGCACATCCTGCGCCTTGGCGGAGACTGCACCCAGCATGACGCTGCCGGCAATCACGGCGATCGAGGCGAAGCGGCCCATACGCGTAAAGCTGATCATGAAATTCTATGCTCCTGTTAGTTCTTCGGCTCCATCACACGCGCACCTGCCGGTCCGGCGATGATCGCGAGCGATGCCAAGTTTATGAAGAGGCCGTGTTCCACCACGCCGGGGATTTGATTGAGCCGGCTTGCCAGTGCGTCTGCATCAGGAATGCGGCCAAAAGATGCGTCGAGAATGAGGTGTCCGCCATCGGTCATGAACAGGCTCTCGTCCGACCGGGTCCTCAGCTTCATCGATCCGGAAAGCCCCAGTTCGGATGCGAGCCGCTCGATCGCCAGGCGCGTGGAAGCCTGGCCGAACGTGTTGATCTCGATCGGCAGCGGGAACGCGCCGAGCGTCTCGACGAGCTTGGTTTCGTCGGCAATCACGATCATGCGCGTTGAGGCCGCAGCGACGATCTTCTCGCGCAGCAGCGCACCGCCGCCACCCTTGACCAGACGGAACTGCGGATCGATCTCGTCCGCGCCGTCGATGGTCAGATCGAGTTCCGGCAGCTCATCGAGTGACTTCAGGGGAACACCGAGTTCGAGGCAGAGCCGCGCCGTGCGCTCGGAGGTGGGTACGCCCTGCACCTTCAGTCCACCGGCGACCCTCTCGGCCAGCAGGCGAACGAATTCCTCTGCCGTCGAGCCGGTTCCGATCCCGAGGCGCATGCCGTCTTCAACATGCTCCAGCGCCGCAGCTGCGGCCTTGATCTTCATTTCGCGGGCGTCCATGCGCCGAAAGCTCCCGTCCGTTTCGTTGGAAGCTGTTTACACGCCTCCTCGACCGAGCGGAAGCCCTGCATCGCCATGCGACATTGCGTTTTCAAAGGATTTCCCATAACCCGACGACACCTTGGAACTGCCTCGGGAGAACCGGCTTGACCACCACGACCATCGTTTTCGACCTCGACGGCACCCTGATCGACACCGCACCCGATCTCGTGGAAAGCCTGAACCACACGATCGCGGCCCGCGATCTCGCACCCGTGAGCTACGAGGACCTGACGCATCTCGTCGGCCAGGGCGCGCGTGTCATGATCCAGCGCGCCTTTGCGCTGCGCGGCGCACCGATTACAGATGATGAGATCCCTGCCCTGCTCGACCGCTTTATCGCCCACTATGAAGCCGGCATGCCGGGCAAGAGCCGCCCCTATCCCGGGCTGATCGAAGCACTCGAGCGACTGAAGGCTGCCGGCTACATTCTCGCTGTCTGCACCAACAAGATGGAAAGGCTGGCCCTCCCGCTTCTCGAGCGTCTCCATCTGACCGGCTATTTCACCGCGATTGCCGGCGGTGACACCTTCGCCTTTCGCAAGCCGGATCCGGCGCATATCCTCGCAACTGCCGAGCGGGCCGGTGGCAATGCCGGCAAGGTCCTGATGATCGGTGACAGCATCAATGACATCCTCGCCGCCCGAAATGGCAACATCCCCTCGATCGCGGTACCCTTCGGCTATTCCGACGTCGCCGTCGAAGAGCTTGGCGCATCGCACATCATCGGGCATTTCGATGAGCTCACAGTCGAACTCGTCGAGCACCTGGTCGGCTGACACGGCCAAATGCAAATGGCGGACCAAAGGCCCGCCATCCGTCATGTCATCAATCTGATCGCCGACTTAGACCCGCGGCGCCCGTGCATCGGTCGTCGCCTTGAACGCCTTGGCCGTATGGTCATCGCGGCTGTAGACATCATCGAAATATTCGATCACGCCATCCTTGTTCGGCCAGGCCGTAAAGTAAGAGACGTAAACCGGGAGCTTCTGCGGAACCTGCACGGCGCGGTTCTGGCCCGATGCGATCTGCTTGCCAATCTCCTCGACCGTCGTGCCCATGACGGCGGCCGCCATTACGCGCGGCTCGGCCAGACGCACGCAACCATGGCTCAGCGCGCGCATATCCCTGTTAAAGTAGCTCTTCGACGGCGTGTCATGCATGTAGATCGCATGTTCGTTGGGGAAGAGGATCTTCAACTCGCCCAGCGCGTTGTCGCCGCCGGGCGGCTGGCGAACGTCGACGGCATGAGTGGCATTCCAGTTGACCTGGCTCGAGGCCACCTTGCGACCGCCATAGGAAACCTCGTAGCCGAGGCGATCGAGATAGGACGGATCGGCCCTGAGCTTCGGCAGCATTTCGTTGACGATGATCGACTTCGGCACGCCCCAATACGGGTTGAACTCGACGGTCTGGATCTGATCCTGGAAGAAGTAGGTCTGGTTCGCCTTGGAGCCGACGACCACCCGCATCGAGAACTGCTCCTTGCCGTCGTTGACGTAGGTCGCCTCAAAGGCCGGTGCGTTGATGAAGACATAACGCGAACCGAGATCGGCCGGCAGCCAGCGCAGGGCCTCCATGGCGACTTCGAGCTTGGCAATCTTCTCGGCATTGCTATGACCGGTCATCGCACGGATTGTTGCAGGACCGACGACGCCATCCGGCTTCAGGCCCTTTTCTTCCTGGAACTGTTCGACCACAGCGACGAGTTCAGGCGTGTAGTCCGGCGTGCCGGTATAGGCGGTCAGCGTCGCCGAATGCTGCGTGAGCACCGCTTCCGACGCCACCTGCTTCAGGGCACCGATGACCTGAGCCGTCTCCGGCTTGCTCTGTCCAGGCTTCAGCAGTGTGCCGGGCGCAATCGTGATCGCCTGCGTTTCAGCTTCGGCATCCTCTGCCTTCAGCCGCATAAGCTCGTCGCGCAGCGCCACGAATTGCGGGCTCTTTGGATCGCGGTTACGCAGATAGGCCGCAACATCAGGGCTCTTCCGCAGCATGTCGAGCACGGGGGCAATATTCACGCCCTTGCGTTTGAAGTCATAGTAGCCGGAGATCTTATTCGGATCGATACGGCCGCGAACCGTGTCCTGCACGTAAGTGAGGACCTTAGCGGAGAGAGCAACCTCGAAGGCCATGAGTTCGCGCTGACGCTTTTCCGGATCCGCCGGGTCAGCGTTCTCGGTCGGCATCGCCACGAGATAGTCGTCTGGCGACAGACCGACCGTATCGGCGCCTGCGAGCGCCGAGATCATGGCGCGACCACGCTCGGAAATGCCATCCTCGCTGGTCCAGATCAGCGGCTTGTTGGGATCGCCGTAATAGCCCTCGACGGTCTTGGCGACCTCGTCCGTGGCCCGCACGGAAACGTCGGACAGAAAACGGCGGGCGCCAAGCACCTCCGCAGACGGCGCTTCGGTCGATCCGGCCGCGGCGTCCGTCACCGGCAGCTTGATCTTGATCGCGCGCTGCGCCTCGGGCTTGTAGGTATAGTACCGAGGGCCGGCGACTTTCGGCAGTGGCTCGGGATCGCCCATTTCGAGCCCACCGCGTGCCTGACTTTCGAGAGAGGCGGGAGCCGCCTGCTGTTTTGCCTGGCGTCCTGGTCCGC encodes the following:
- a CDS encoding DUF2059 domain-containing protein, whose product is MISFTRMGRFASIAVIAGSVMLGAVSAKAQDVPAEHLQAAREAISALGVTNRFDAILPNIVDRLTAQLIQAYPNLQDVISAKVEEEALKLAARRADLEREAAVVYAKAFTAAELNEITAFYGSETGKKLLKDGPIATRELLKAADIWTAGIARDLEQQANESLLAEVQAEQPAPEAAQP
- the rpiA gene encoding ribose-5-phosphate isomerase RpiA; this encodes MDAREMKIKAAAAALEHVEDGMRLGIGTGSTAEEFVRLLAERVAGGLKVQGVPTSERTARLCLELGVPLKSLDELPELDLTIDGADEIDPQFRLVKGGGGALLREKIVAAASTRMIVIADETKLVETLGAFPLPIEINTFGQASTRLAIERLASELGLSGSMKLRTRSDESLFMTDGGHLILDASFGRIPDADALASRLNQIPGVVEHGLFINLASLAIIAGPAGARVMEPKN
- a CDS encoding HAD family hydrolase; the encoded protein is MTTTTIVFDLDGTLIDTAPDLVESLNHTIAARDLAPVSYEDLTHLVGQGARVMIQRAFALRGAPITDDEIPALLDRFIAHYEAGMPGKSRPYPGLIEALERLKAAGYILAVCTNKMERLALPLLERLHLTGYFTAIAGGDTFAFRKPDPAHILATAERAGGNAGKVLMIGDSINDILAARNGNIPSIAVPFGYSDVAVEELGASHIIGHFDELTVELVEHLVG
- a CDS encoding L,D-transpeptidase family protein, which encodes MTRNRKFVVTALLAATTAVGTLPGDAAATTLLDLLRGGPGRQAKQQAAPASLESQARGGLEMGDPEPLPKVAGPRYYTYKPEAQRAIKIKLPVTDAAAGSTEAPSAEVLGARRFLSDVSVRATDEVAKTVEGYYGDPNKPLIWTSEDGISERGRAMISALAGADTVGLSPDDYLVAMPTENADPADPEKRQRELMAFEVALSAKVLTYVQDTVRGRIDPNKISGYYDFKRKGVNIAPVLDMLRKSPDVAAYLRNRDPKSPQFVALRDELMRLKAEDAEAETQAITIAPGTLLKPGQSKPETAQVIGALKQVASEAVLTQHSATLTAYTGTPDYTPELVAVVEQFQEEKGLKPDGVVGPATIRAMTGHSNAEKIAKLEVAMEALRWLPADLGSRYVFINAPAFEATYVNDGKEQFSMRVVVGSKANQTYFFQDQIQTVEFNPYWGVPKSIIVNEMLPKLRADPSYLDRLGYEVSYGGRKVASSQVNWNATHAVDVRQPPGGDNALGELKILFPNEHAIYMHDTPSKSYFNRDMRALSHGCVRLAEPRVMAAAVMGTTVEEIGKQIASGQNRAVQVPQKLPVYVSYFTAWPNKDGVIEYFDDVYSRDDHTAKAFKATTDARAPRV